The segment TGCTTCCTACTTCTATGGGCTCTTTTCCGCCTCGGGCTTCTTCCTCTTGGTCTTTCCAGCACAGTACTCCTGCCTGCTCAAGAACCCGTCCTGGTTGAGATCTCTTAGTTTGAACAACCCCTCTGGTGTGCCGCCCAAGTTTGGGATGGCCTTGAATTCCTCCAGGGTCAATCGCCCGTCACGATCTTTGTCCAGCCGTGCAAAACGGCTTTGGCAGCCACCGGGAGCAGCTCCCACCTGCTGCGCCTGGATTTCCTCTATACCTGGAAGCGCTAAGAGCGTCAATCCCAGAATGCAGAGAACTCCCCTCGACGCCATGTTTTCCTCCTTTCCATATCTAGAGCCTCCTGAGCTGGATCCCCCAAAAAAGAGTAAAGCCTGCAAACTGAATCAGCTCCCAAACGATCCCGCCTGATTCCCCTTTGTTTCTCGACTCTTTTCTCTGCCTTGGTCCCAAGCTCTGAGCCTCTAAAAACCCCTCAGCCCTCATCAAAAGATTTGCTGCATAAAGCCACTTTCTTTCACAAATGGAGCTGGGGACTGTGGCCCAGAGCCAAGCTGTTTCGATCATGGATCCGGCCTAAATCCACTCAATTCTATAGGTCTTGGGCCTGCAAAGGAAGTAGAAGTAAGTTTTCTCTTGACAAGCACCCTTGGCTTCTTTAGCTTTAGCCCATCATGCTATAAGTCCCTTGGAAGGGATGTCGGGACCGCTGGAGCTGACTTCTAGTGCCTGAGGTGCGTATCTGGTGAAGCTGGCTTCTTGTAGTCCTGTTTCTTGTCCCCCCGCTACCCTTCCTTGAGATCTCCCTAAGGCTCGAGATAAGCCCAGATACTCACGAAATCGTGGTCATATTTCCCGGGGACCTGGGCATACTTTCTAGGCCAGCCTAATCAAGGGCTCGATTCTATTGCAAGGGAGGTCGCCATGAAAACTAGAGGTCTTCTTAGAGTCGGTGTCATAGCGGCAGTGCTGCTTTTCCTGGCACTACCCGTGTGGGGGCGAGAGATCAAGGTCCTTTCGCAATTCCCCATGAGCGGACCTGTGGGAACCCTGCCTGAATTCGGCATGGGATATATAGACGGAATGAATTGGATCAACAGCGAAGGAGGAGGAGTCAACGGGAAAAAGATAACCTTTTTCCTGGAAGACTTCAGGTATGATCCCACAGTGGAGGTGGCCAACTTCAACAAGTACTGTGCGGAGCACAGCCGGGAAGAGTTCTTGATGGCCACCGGATATATAACGGGCGGGCTAAAGCCCCTCATAGAAAAGGTTAATGTAGAAGAGAAGATACCATGGCTGGACGGCTCTTATTCCACAGAGATCTTCGGAGTTGAAGGGGGACCCTCCAAGTACCCTTACTACTATTCCCTCGGAGCCACTTACGGGGACCAAATAAAGGTGCTTATGAAATGGATAAAAGAAAACCATAAGGCCTCTGGAAAGCCCAGGGTGGGCTTGGTTTATAGTCCCACGGCTTGGGGCAAGGACGGGCTTGCCGAGGGGCTGGAGTATGCCAAGAAGCTGGGCCTGGAGGTGGTGGCCCAGATAGAGTATCCATATACTGCCACGGATGCTACCAACGAGTGCATGGCCCTTCGCAAGGCCAAGGCCCAGTATGTCATTTATCATGGTTACTCCGGTGCCACCAGCCATACGGCCATATTCTTCAAGACTGCCAAGAAAGTTCTCAAAGATGTGCAACTCATGGGCACCCATTACACCACAGGCCGTTTTCCCATCTTGGTGTGTCAGGAATCCTATGATGGGTATGTGGGGGTTGCCACCAGACCATTCGTGGATGCAGTTCCTCGCTCCCAAACCCCCATGACCAACCCCATGGTGAAAATGGCCCACGATTTTGCAAAGAAATACCGACCCAATGATTACGCCGAAGAGGGCAAGATCAAGGACATGTTTCTATACATGGAAGGCTTAACCTACGCGTTGATCATCCAGGAGGCGCTTTCCAGGGCTGACAAGGCTGGGCAGCTAACCAGGGAAGGCATCAAGAAAGCCCTGGACGAGATGGTCTGGGATTTCAAAGGCCTCTTTGACGGCAAGAAGTTCGATTACCGCTTCCATACGGTTCCCATGGTCCAGATCTTCAAGGCCCAGGTGAAGATGAAAAAGATAGGTGACAAGGAAGTGCCCACAGGAGCAGTAGTTCCCATAGGCGACTGGATAAACGTCAACGAAATCAAGTGGTAATACGTTAGGGGGGCTTCAGGGGCTAAGCCAGGAGAATAAAAGGGGAAATGGGTGATCCCATGATGGATGTTTTGCAGGTGGTTTTCTCAGGCTTGCTGGTGGGGATGGTCTACGCCTTGCTTGGGCTTGGTGTGGTTGTGGTTTTCAGAGCCTCTGAAGCCTTCAACTTTGCCGTGGGGGAGTTCCTCGTGGTCGGGGCTTTCCTTTTTTTTATCCTTTTTTTTGATCTTGGTCTGCCCCTTGTTGTGGCATTTCCAGTCGGGCTTCTGGCAGCAGGGCTTTTTGGGGCTTTGGTGGAGAAATTGACCATCCAGCCTCTCTTGGGCAGGAACCCCATTTCCATGACCATAGTCACCCTGGGCTTGGCCAGCCTGCTTAGGGCATCTGTCCAGCTTGTGTTCGGGGCCCATTCTTACTCTTTTGTGTTGGACCTGCCTGACATCACCCTGGAGCTGGGAGACATGATCTTTTTGAGCGAGCAGCTTTGGGCCTCGCTGCTTTCAGCTCTGGCATTCGGCCTGGTGATTCTCTTTCTTTTCAAGACCAGGTGGGGCGTGGCGATTCGGGC is part of the bacterium genome and harbors:
- a CDS encoding EF-hand domain-containing protein → MASRGVLCILGLTLLALPGIEEIQAQQVGAAPGGCQSRFARLDKDRDGRLTLEEFKAIPNLGGTPEGLFKLRDLNQDGFLSRQEYCAGKTKRKKPEAEKSP
- a CDS encoding ABC transporter substrate-binding protein, producing the protein MKTRGLLRVGVIAAVLLFLALPVWGREIKVLSQFPMSGPVGTLPEFGMGYIDGMNWINSEGGGVNGKKITFFLEDFRYDPTVEVANFNKYCAEHSREEFLMATGYITGGLKPLIEKVNVEEKIPWLDGSYSTEIFGVEGGPSKYPYYYSLGATYGDQIKVLMKWIKENHKASGKPRVGLVYSPTAWGKDGLAEGLEYAKKLGLEVVAQIEYPYTATDATNECMALRKAKAQYVIYHGYSGATSHTAIFFKTAKKVLKDVQLMGTHYTTGRFPILVCQESYDGYVGVATRPFVDAVPRSQTPMTNPMVKMAHDFAKKYRPNDYAEEGKIKDMFLYMEGLTYALIIQEALSRADKAGQLTREGIKKALDEMVWDFKGLFDGKKFDYRFHTVPMVQIFKAQVKMKKIGDKEVPTGAVVPIGDWINVNEIKW
- a CDS encoding branched-chain amino acid ABC transporter permease — protein: MGDPMMDVLQVVFSGLLVGMVYALLGLGVVVVFRASEAFNFAVGEFLVVGAFLFFILFFDLGLPLVVAFPVGLLAAGLFGALVEKLTIQPLLGRNPISMTIVTLGLASLLRASVQLVFGAHSYSFVLDLPDITLELGDMIFLSEQLWASLLSALAFGLVILFLFKTRWGVAIRATSESQAKAMAYGINARVILLVVWGLSGVCIAVAGIMISNFGSLTYLTAMVGFRAIPVVLVGGMDSIGGALVGGLIVGLCEAFVGAYLEPMGLIGFKNIAPYILLLLVLLVRPYGLFGTVRIERV